The window CGCgcggcttcggcttcatcACCATGCGCGACGTCGAGGGCGCCTCGGCCGCCATCGAGGCTTTGAATGGTAAAGATCTGCACGGCCGACGCGTCCGTGTCGACTTTTCCACCACGCACAAGCCGCACGACCCTACACCTGGTATTTACAAGGGCGAGGTTCGACCCGATGACCGCTACCGTGGACCTGCAGCCGACGCTGGACGCGGCGAGAGGTACAATGGCCGGGCTTTTGACCGTGCCGGACCGACATCGTACCGTGGAGGCGATTCGTACCGACGTAGCCATGCCGAATCGCGCGACAACTGGAGACGAAGGCCCTCGCCTCCTCGCCGACCCAGGAGGTCACCTAGCCCTAGAAGAGGTGGCGGCTCCAGGCActcgcgctcgccaagTCCAAGGCGTGGTGGTGACAGGTACAATGCCGACAGGGACGAGAGAGTTCCACCTCCTCGAAGCAGACTCGGGAGCCACCTTGACAGCCCGCCTCGTGACGAGGTGGACCGAATCCGATACTGATT of the Mycosarcoma maydis chromosome 2, whole genome shotgun sequence genome contains:
- a CDS encoding uncharacterized protein (related to Transformer-2 protein), encoding MDGLNNRQTDNDVVMERRAVPDYKDIDEDHRPQTPPRRGRSYSRSPSTTPVPGHRERSPIRSVSRSRSPPPRRREDRSRSPVSRRPDRDGRRDRARSRSRSPPPARSDRRRTPPPKPRGAPQEVEPTTVLGVFGLSIRTTEKDLEYEFDAIAPVEKVVIVYDARTGRSRGFGFITMRDVEGASAAIEALNGKDLHGRRVRVDFSTTHKPHDPTPGIYKGEVRPDDRYRGPAADAGRGERYNGRAFDRAGPTSYRGGDSYRRSHAESRDNWRRRPSPPRRPRRSPSPRRGGGSRHSRSPSPRRGGDRYNADRDERVPPPRSRLGSHLDSPPRDEVDRIRY